One region of Chryseobacterium sp. C-71 genomic DNA includes:
- a CDS encoding nuclear transport factor 2 family protein, with amino-acid sequence MNLPKVIEELVKSQNEFDSVAYADCFAENAHVFDEGKTHIGKAEIEKWIDKSNRDYKATMDPVAYDEKENILSAKIAGTFPGSPLTLKFHFKIADGKIKNLKVTG; translated from the coding sequence ATGAACTTACCTAAAGTAATTGAAGAATTAGTTAAAAGCCAAAATGAATTTGACAGTGTAGCTTATGCAGACTGTTTCGCAGAAAATGCCCATGTATTTGATGAAGGCAAAACCCATATCGGAAAAGCAGAAATCGAAAAGTGGATCGATAAATCCAACAGAGACTATAAAGCAACGATGGATCCGGTAGCTTATGATGAAAAAGAAAATATTTTGTCGGCAAAAATTGCAGGAACATTTCCGGGAAGTCCTCTGACTTTGAAATTTCATTTTAAAATTGCTGACGGAAAAATTAAGAACCTTAAAGTAACAGGATAA
- a CDS encoding DUF6602 domain-containing protein, which produces MKQGQIIDHLGNVSNQFDIIIFDRLSTPKFFESMNGSVYYPIETVLAVGEIKKTLKPNHSVEFANKLIHLRDNMTNCLVENTAYNQIDNMSDVRDILSFSLDQKYKNPLFTFIFAVDGNIDKVDSVRPVQYFANDIVVLNSGYLTIGTFKNNIIKPLAFDDAETIDNLFIIKSESSDILSRFLDRLITHLNKCQVSPLNITKYITKGEVLKAHTDKITIKKFE; this is translated from the coding sequence GTGAAACAAGGACAAATAATAGATCATTTAGGAAATGTAAGCAATCAATTTGATATAATTATTTTTGATAGATTGAGTACACCTAAATTTTTCGAAAGCATGAACGGTTCGGTTTATTATCCAATAGAAACAGTTTTGGCTGTTGGAGAGATAAAAAAAACTCTTAAGCCTAATCATTCAGTAGAATTTGCAAATAAACTAATTCACTTGAGGGACAATATGACCAATTGCTTAGTTGAAAACACAGCATATAATCAAATAGACAACATGTCAGATGTAAGAGATATACTATCTTTTAGTCTAGATCAAAAATATAAGAATCCATTGTTCACTTTTATTTTTGCTGTTGATGGCAATATTGATAAAGTTGATTCAGTTCGACCTGTACAATATTTTGCAAATGATATAGTGGTGCTAAATAGTGGATATTTAACGATTGGAACATTTAAAAACAATATAATTAAACCTTTAGCTTTCGATGATGCAGAAACTATTGATAATCTATTTATAATAAAATCAGAAAGCTCAGATATTTTATCTCGTTTTCTTGACCGATTAATTACACACTTAAATAAGTGTCAAGTCAGTCCATTAAATATAACGAAATATATTACCAAAGGTGAAGTCTTAAAAGCACATACTGACAAAATCACTATTAAAAAATTTGAATGA
- a CDS encoding endonuclease domain-containing protein, which yields MKEILTHISGIPISENYLENLPYNPKLKPLLHGKRKAGILSEVIFWKQVRAKSFHQIDFDRQRIIGNYIVDFYVKKLGLVIEIDGWSHDVKKNYDEVRQKYLESLGLKIFRVIDFDVKNNLGKVMKDLEDFIVENYSC from the coding sequence ATGAAAGAAATATTAACCCATATCAGCGGAATTCCCATCAGTGAAAACTACTTAGAAAATCTACCATACAATCCCAAATTAAAGCCATTATTACACGGAAAGCGAAAAGCAGGAATTTTAAGTGAAGTAATTTTTTGGAAGCAAGTGAGGGCAAAAAGTTTTCATCAGATAGATTTTGACAGACAAAGAATTATAGGAAATTATATCGTTGATTTTTATGTTAAGAAATTAGGATTGGTTATTGAAATTGATGGTTGGAGTCATGATGTTAAAAAAAATTATGATGAAGTAAGGCAGAAGTATTTAGAATCTTTAGGACTGAAAATATTTAGAGTTATTGATTTTGATGTGAAGAATAATCTGGGTAAGGTAATGAAAGATTTGGAGGATTTTATTGTTGAGAATTATAGCTGCTAA